A window of the Cannabis sativa cultivar Pink pepper isolate KNU-18-1 chromosome X, ASM2916894v1, whole genome shotgun sequence genome harbors these coding sequences:
- the LOC115725405 gene encoding uncharacterized protein LOC115725405 produces MGFARKWINLILKCVTSVRYSVIHSGHIMGLIKKYEADRIIHGCRVANGAPSITHMFFTDDSYLFCQATPSAADSMNRLLHSFELASGQRVNATKSSIFFSPNSDGVVKNQICSTLGTPEATEGSFYLGLPNIIGRKKTIILGFLKNKIINRINSWDGKFLSRVGKKILLKTVIQSLPTYAMSVFLIPLKICNDIEKLMASLWWKTKSTSGQAKEGWWLLCSDSSPVSQVFKAKRIIGTGTATSILAHPWLPDDDNPFVSTTTSGLTHHMVNSLFHVQDKSWDDSLVRDMFNAKDANLILGIPLSFSATDDHWAWIGEKIGHYLSNQPTNCYKIRRITDMGKTTLGFGARNTLVWDKKASFPSQVVTSAWTTLDHWLKAQDKTSLLSSSMLGDACDSEGRIIDFVAKYSHGSFSAEVVEALGVKEALSWLKDKS; encoded by the exons ATGGGTTTTGCCAGAAAATGGATTAATCTTATTCTGAAATGTGTCACTTCAGTTAGATACTCTGTTATCCACAGTGGCCATATCATGG GTCTTATCAAGAAGTATGAAGCAGACAGGATCATCCATGGGTGTCGTGTGGCTAACGGGGCCCCCTCTATAACTCATATGTTTTTTACTGACGACAGTTATTTGTTTTGCCAAGCAACTCCAAGTGCTGCTGATAGTATGAATAGACTCCTTCACTCCTTTGAGCTTGCTTCTGGTCAGCGAGTCAATGCAACCAAGTCTTCGATATTCTTCAGTCCTAACTCTGATGGCGTGGTTAAAAATCAAATTTGCTCAACTCTTGGAACGCCTGAAGCTACTGAAGGCTCCTTCTACTTGGGACTGCCGAATATAATTGGTAGAAAGAAGACTATTATTCTTGGCTTTCTTAAGAATAAGATCATCAATCGCATAAATAGTTGGGATGGTAAGTTTCTTTCTCGTGTTGGCAAAAAGATTCTATTAAAGACTGTCATTCAATCTCTTCCAACTTATGCCATGAGTGTGTTTCTGATTCCTCTGAAAATCTGCAATGACATTGAGAAGCTTATGGCAAGCTTATGGTGGAAAACAAAAAGTACTAGTGGCCAAG CTAAGGAAGGGTGGTGGTTGTTATGTTCAGATTCTTCTCCTGTTAGTCAAGTCTTTAAAGCTAA GCGAATCATTGGCACAGGTACAGCTACAAGCATTCTTGCTCATCCTTGGCTTCCTGATGATGACAATCCTTTTGTATCCACCACTACTTCCGGCCTCACCCATCATATGGTCAACTCACTTTTCCATGTTCAAGATAAAAGTTGGGATGACTCTCTTGTACGAGACATGTTTAACGCCAAGGATGCAAATCTGATTTTGGGAATTCCTCTCAGCTTCTCTGCTACTGATGATCATTGGGCTTGGATTGGTGAAAAAATAGGCCATTATTTGTCAAATCAGCCTACAAATTGCTACAAAATCAGAAGAATAACCGACATGGGGAAAACAACTCTGGGTTTTGGT GCAAGAAATACTTTAGTTTGGGATAAAAAAGCTTCTTTCCCTTCTCAGGTTGTCACTTCTGCTTGGACTACTCTTGATCACTGGTTAAAAGCACAAGATAAAACAAGTTTGTTATCATCTTCTATGTTAGGTGATG CTTGCGATTCGGAAGGCAGGATCATTGATTTTGTGGCTAAGTACTCTCATGGGTCCTTCTCGGCCGAGGTTGTTGAGGCTTTAGGAGTTAAGGAAGCACTTAGTTGGCTCAAAGACAAAAGTTGA
- the LOC115723102 gene encoding uncharacterized protein LOC115723102 codes for MKRPNLVTSLLQSTFLFFLLSVSIVYAQPLPPPKFDGFVYGKHRVDWDAIQIEAFLDPVCPDSRDAWPPLKQVLALYGDRVWLLVHLLPLPYHDNAFVASRALHIVNGISNHHYTFKLLEWFFKYQEKFYNAQTRNLTRTEVVNEIVKSATQVVGSSYLGTLESGFNDRKTDLKTRVSFKYSAARGVYGTPTFFINGFQLPDAGSPLDFNGWKTIIDPLIGNKTTKNSDNMHYFL; via the exons ATGAAGCGACCAAACTTGGTCACTTCCCTATTACAGTCAACTTTCCTCTTCTTTTTGTTATCCGTTTCGATTGTATATGCTCAACCCTTACCGCCTCCAAAATTTGATGGGTTTGTCTATGGAAAACACCGAGTCGATTGGGATGCGATTCAAATTGAAGCGTTTCTCGACCCTGTTTGCCCCGATAGCAGAGATGCTTGGCCACCCCTCAAACAAGTTCTAGCCCTCTATGGAGACCGTGTTTGGCTTCTCGTACACCTATTGCCTTTGCC TTACCATGATAATGCTTTTGTGGCTTCACGTGCTTTACACATAGTTAATGGTATAAGTAATCATCATTATACATTCAAGTTGTTGGAGTGGTTCTTCAAGTACCAG GAAAAATTTTATAATGCTCAAACTCGCAACTTGACAAGAACAGAGGTTGTGAATGAGATTGTTAAATCTGCAACACAAGTAGTTGGAAGCTCCTATCTTGGTactcttgaatctggattcaATGATAGGAAAACAGACCTTAAAACAAGGGTTTCCTTCAAG TATAGTGCCGCAAGAGGGGTGTATGGAACACCTACTTTCTTTATCAATGGATTTCAATTACCTGATGCTGGCTCCCCATTAGATTTTAATGGATGGAAAACTATTATTGATCCACTCATTGGGAATAAGACCACGAAGAACAGTGATAATATGCACTATTTCTTATGA